The Ferrimicrobium sp. genome includes a window with the following:
- a CDS encoding flagellar biosynthesis protein FlhB, with amino-acid sequence MPKNEGTEQPTAQKLQKAKKEGTVARSAELATWLVILTFSLAAPLMFHLVEAKIVAFSHLALNGGASITTATALRRLESGLETVGELAIIVATPVAVFVALINIAQVGIRFVPKKITPTFTHFSPKQNLSRIFSTTPAIEAAKSLVKLLIVVVVSTLLLLGGVDALTSASVAPLAVAAQVASMSLELVRLTGVLGLAIALIDYGRSRQQVRKQLLMTRQEVKDEIKQYEGDLQTKGRRRRVARELSRRRMIANVALADVVVANPTHVAVALKYEPATHRAPIVLAKGSEYIAATIRERARVAGVPIVIDPPLARALNIAVPVGESIPGSLFLVVARLLAFVYQLSTTARYYESTHQSNLEEIPEEILERVLTELAT; translated from the coding sequence GTGCCAAAGAATGAGGGTACCGAACAGCCGACGGCACAGAAGCTGCAAAAGGCCAAGAAAGAGGGGACGGTTGCACGCTCTGCGGAACTAGCGACTTGGTTGGTGATCCTCACGTTTTCACTGGCCGCACCGTTGATGTTTCATCTCGTGGAGGCAAAGATCGTCGCCTTTAGCCACCTTGCTCTCAATGGTGGCGCGTCAATCACCACGGCAACGGCCCTGCGTCGGCTCGAATCGGGACTCGAGACCGTGGGGGAACTCGCTATTATTGTCGCGACGCCAGTCGCAGTTTTCGTGGCACTGATCAACATTGCGCAGGTGGGAATACGCTTTGTACCCAAAAAGATCACACCGACCTTTACTCATTTCTCGCCAAAGCAGAATCTTTCACGCATCTTCTCCACCACCCCAGCGATTGAGGCAGCGAAGTCGCTCGTGAAGCTGTTGATCGTCGTGGTGGTCTCGACGCTCCTATTGTTGGGAGGCGTGGATGCCTTGACGTCTGCGTCAGTTGCGCCGCTCGCTGTGGCCGCGCAGGTCGCCTCGATGAGTCTGGAGCTGGTACGGCTTACTGGGGTCTTGGGACTCGCGATTGCACTGATTGACTACGGCCGTTCTCGGCAGCAGGTGCGCAAACAGCTGCTGATGACTCGTCAAGAGGTCAAGGATGAGATCAAGCAGTACGAGGGGGATCTACAGACCAAGGGGCGCCGCCGTCGAGTCGCTCGAGAGCTCTCAAGGCGGCGTATGATCGCCAACGTGGCCCTCGCTGACGTGGTGGTGGCGAATCCCACACACGTGGCGGTTGCGCTCAAGTATGAGCCGGCGACCCATCGCGCACCTATCGTTTTAGCCAAGGGCTCGGAGTACATCGCTGCTACCATTCGAGAGCGGGCTCGGGTGGCAGGGGTGCCGATCGTCATCGACCCGCCCCTGGCGCGCGCGCTCAATATCGCGGTTCCTGTCGGAGAGTCGATCCCTGGTTCTCTGTTCCTGGTCGTGGCTCGTCTCCTCGCCTTTGTCTATCAGCTTTCGACGACCGCACGGTACTACGAGTCCACCCATCAGTCCAATTTAGAGGAGATCCCGGAGGAGATTCTGGAGCGAGTTCTCACCGAACTCGCCACCTAG
- a CDS encoding RNA-guided endonuclease TnpB family protein encodes MFVSCQVAVRTSIVSNQSPSKPNVRAGVDLGLRSLATIADSDGNIEVFPNPAPLRTTLTERRRVGRALSRRIIPGSNGYRRAKAKLAKLDRKSVYIRRESIHQLTRYLVDNYGEVKIEDLNLAAMRQSMGRRAFRRSVSDAGLGAFRPTLAYKAKRAGVKVVVVDRFFPSSQIHHDCSGRLMGAKLAKRLTCETCHVEVDRDANAGLNIRDWSVTSPGLVEASALFVPRPSSGTDDSSDDGLTYHLVRGCKTSSNTGRAWRGKNDSRTSEHENLVKGASS; translated from the coding sequence CTGTTTGTATCTTGTCAAGTCGCAGTGAGGACCAGTATCGTTTCCAACCAGTCTCCATCAAAGCCAAACGTTCGCGCTGGTGTCGATCTTGGACTGAGGTCGCTAGCAACGATAGCCGATAGCGATGGCAATATAGAAGTCTTTCCCAACCCAGCACCACTACGTACGACGCTTACCGAGCGTCGTAGGGTTGGGCGCGCTCTTTCACGACGGATAATACCCGGTTCAAACGGATACAGGCGAGCGAAAGCCAAGCTCGCCAAGCTAGACCGCAAGTCCGTATACATCCGTCGTGAAAGTATCCACCAATTAACGCGTTACCTGGTGGATAACTACGGCGAGGTAAAGATTGAAGATCTGAATCTCGCCGCCATGAGGCAGAGCATGGGAAGACGAGCCTTTCGACGCTCGGTATCTGATGCCGGACTCGGAGCCTTTCGACCAACACTCGCCTACAAGGCCAAACGAGCCGGAGTTAAGGTAGTCGTTGTGGATCGCTTCTTCCCCTCATCGCAGATCCACCATGACTGCTCGGGCAGACTCATGGGTGCAAAGCTCGCCAAGAGACTTACCTGTGAGACCTGTCACGTTGAGGTGGATCGCGATGCCAATGCTGGGCTCAATATCCGTGACTGGTCGGTTACCAGTCCTGGCCTAGTTGAGGCCAGTGCCCTGTTCGTTCCCAGGCCCTCATCGGGTACAGACGACAGTTCAGATGATGGGTTGACTTATCACCTGGTGAGAGGATGTAAGACCAGTAGCAATACTGGCCGTGCTTGGAGAGGCAAGAACGACTCTCGGACAAGTGAGCATGAGAACCTTGTAAAGGGTGCATCATCATGA
- a CDS encoding enoyl-CoA hydratase-related protein codes for MAEVEVQQHGATMVVTINRPEQLNCVNDRVAEGITEALQDAETDSSIRSVVLTGAGDRAFCTGMDLKFAQANGSGGVIIPGRGFAGIGGYDFPKPLIAAVNGYAVAGGFEIVLNCDLVVASEGARFGLPEAKRGLLATGGGLIRLSELVGRSVAMELALTGEPIGADRALELGMINRVVPRAELLTEALAFAERIAAAGPQAIAHTKRLLRGTYARATEMIWQLNSELAVITMESAEAAEGMAAFVERREPRWQSLEDEAIS; via the coding sequence TTGGCGGAAGTAGAGGTCCAACAACATGGTGCGACGATGGTCGTTACGATCAATCGTCCTGAGCAATTGAACTGTGTGAACGATAGGGTCGCTGAGGGGATTACTGAGGCACTCCAAGATGCGGAGACCGACTCCTCGATTCGGAGTGTTGTCCTGACGGGAGCGGGAGACCGTGCCTTCTGCACAGGAATGGATCTCAAGTTTGCCCAAGCCAACGGTAGCGGTGGTGTCATCATCCCTGGTCGTGGGTTTGCCGGTATTGGTGGTTACGATTTCCCCAAACCTTTGATCGCTGCGGTCAACGGTTACGCGGTTGCGGGAGGTTTTGAGATCGTCCTCAACTGCGATCTGGTCGTCGCAAGCGAAGGAGCTCGCTTCGGACTTCCTGAGGCAAAACGCGGTCTCCTGGCGACGGGTGGTGGCCTTATTCGCTTGAGCGAGCTTGTTGGGCGAAGCGTGGCGATGGAACTTGCACTGACCGGCGAGCCGATCGGAGCAGATCGCGCTCTGGAGCTTGGGATGATCAATAGGGTCGTTCCGCGCGCAGAGTTGCTTACCGAAGCCCTTGCCTTTGCTGAGAGGATCGCTGCTGCTGGTCCACAGGCGATTGCCCACACCAAGCGCTTGCTGCGTGGCACCTATGCGCGTGCAACAGAGATGATCTGGCAACTCAACTCCGAGCTCGCCGTTATCACGATGGAGTCCGCCGAGGCTGCCGAGGGGATGGCGGCCTTTGTCGAGCGGCGCGAACCCAGGTGGCAGTCTTTGGAGGACGAGGCCATCTCCTAG
- a CDS encoding flagellar biosynthetic protein FliQ, with amino-acid sequence MNDGPVLQIAGQTLYLAAKLAGPVLAGALAIGLVVAFIQTLTQIQEATLSFLPKLVVIALIIFLAGHWMLSQLDGFTIQMYREIPSLVSSL; translated from the coding sequence ATGAATGATGGACCTGTCCTCCAGATCGCTGGCCAAACTCTCTATCTCGCCGCCAAGCTCGCCGGACCGGTATTGGCTGGAGCCCTAGCGATTGGTCTCGTTGTGGCCTTTATCCAGACGCTTACCCAAATTCAAGAGGCGACCTTGAGCTTTCTCCCCAAACTTGTCGTGATTGCACTCATCATCTTCCTTGCTGGTCATTGGATGCTCTCTCAACTCGATGGGTTTACCATTCAGATGTATCGAGAGATCCCTTCTTTGGTGAGTTCTCTTTGA
- the rlmN gene encoding 23S rRNA (adenine(2503)-C(2))-methyltransferase RlmN, with translation MPSLFDLDPATAEETLGARYRVKQLFEGLFEKALPVTEITNLPLRLRAQLDNDYPLSLSEVTMTTSDDMATRKWLYEIDGGYRIETVLMEYPHRATACISTQAGCAMACSFCATGQGGFGRQLTTAEIVEQVYRAKQAALPRRLSNIVMMGMGEPLANYRSLMGALRVIVDRFGISPRRITVSTVGVVPGIKRLATEGLPLTLAVSLHAANDHDRSEIIPLNRRYPIEQIVASCEEWTAATSRLVSLEWAMIADFNDTQRAADELGTIARRLRAHVNLIPLNPTPGYLVRGSTRDRVLAFQRTLQANDVRCTIRSTRGQTIDAACGQLAMRTEPMTIRRRSNPRLTACTTSSNEDRSQPIERQQGVSR, from the coding sequence ATGCCTTCGCTCTTTGACCTCGATCCCGCCACCGCCGAGGAGACACTCGGCGCTCGATATCGGGTCAAACAGCTCTTCGAAGGACTCTTTGAGAAGGCGCTACCAGTGACGGAGATCACCAATCTCCCACTTCGGCTGCGCGCCCAGCTCGACAACGACTACCCCTTGAGCCTCAGCGAAGTAACCATGACGACCAGTGACGACATGGCGACTCGTAAATGGTTGTACGAAATCGACGGCGGCTATCGCATTGAGACCGTCTTGATGGAGTATCCACATCGAGCCACCGCATGCATCTCAACCCAGGCTGGCTGCGCCATGGCCTGTAGCTTCTGTGCAACTGGCCAGGGAGGGTTTGGGCGACAACTCACCACTGCAGAGATCGTCGAACAGGTATACCGGGCCAAACAAGCCGCACTCCCTCGCCGTCTCTCGAATATTGTCATGATGGGCATGGGGGAACCCCTCGCCAACTACCGATCCTTGATGGGGGCTCTCAGGGTCATCGTAGATCGTTTCGGAATATCACCTCGGCGCATTACCGTGTCAACCGTCGGCGTCGTTCCGGGCATCAAACGCCTCGCCACAGAGGGGCTACCGTTGACGCTCGCCGTCTCACTCCACGCCGCCAACGACCATGATCGCTCCGAGATCATTCCGCTAAATCGACGCTATCCGATCGAACAGATCGTTGCGAGCTGTGAAGAATGGACAGCGGCGACCTCCCGTCTGGTGAGTTTGGAGTGGGCGATGATCGCCGACTTTAACGACACCCAACGTGCCGCCGATGAGTTGGGCACCATCGCACGGCGCCTCAGAGCACACGTGAACCTCATCCCTCTCAACCCCACGCCCGGCTACCTTGTCCGTGGCAGCACGCGCGACCGAGTACTCGCCTTTCAGCGGACCCTCCAGGCAAACGATGTTCGCTGTACGATTCGGTCAACGCGTGGCCAGACCATTGATGCAGCGTGTGGACAACTCGCAATGCGCACAGAGCCGATGACTATTCGCCGCCGGTCCAACCCCCGCCTCACAGCATGTACTACCAGCTCCAACGAGGATAGGTCCCAGCCCATCGAGCGACAGCAAGGAGTTAGCAGATGA
- a CDS encoding flagellar biosynthetic protein FliR: MQVAFDAHWLIGYLLAFSRSMGFILVAFPFAMPVVPITARVAIAVAFGLGTESPLVRGMALPTTTGGLIGTTAEQLLIGAALGFFAMLFVSLGESAGGLVGLFGGFSTPPALDPLSLNETPVTGEFYNLMWIVLFFVSGADVVVIHGYFASFGTPNLFHLSFTLGILVKSVTILFVSSLEVASPILAVMFFSQIVVGILTKVAPQLYALTFIFPLQILLSFILMVVAVPLLPHLFDASIRDLLAAERDLLGG; the protein is encoded by the coding sequence ATGCAGGTAGCCTTCGATGCACATTGGCTGATCGGCTACCTCCTGGCGTTCAGCCGTTCGATGGGTTTTATCCTGGTGGCTTTTCCGTTCGCGATGCCGGTGGTTCCGATCACGGCGCGAGTGGCGATCGCTGTCGCCTTTGGCCTTGGAACCGAGTCGCCGCTTGTTCGGGGGATGGCACTGCCGACGACGACGGGTGGCTTGATCGGCACCACTGCTGAACAACTACTCATTGGAGCGGCGCTCGGCTTCTTCGCTATGTTGTTTGTCTCTCTTGGGGAGTCAGCGGGTGGGCTGGTGGGCCTTTTCGGTGGCTTCTCGACTCCACCAGCACTCGACCCGCTATCGCTGAATGAGACCCCAGTGACTGGTGAGTTCTACAACCTGATGTGGATCGTCCTCTTCTTCGTCTCAGGGGCCGATGTGGTGGTGATTCATGGGTATTTCGCCAGTTTTGGGACACCGAATCTCTTCCATCTCTCCTTCACACTCGGCATCTTAGTCAAGTCGGTGACGATTCTCTTTGTCTCCTCGCTCGAGGTGGCCTCGCCGATCCTTGCGGTGATGTTTTTCTCTCAGATCGTCGTTGGCATCCTCACCAAGGTCGCCCCTCAGCTCTATGCGTTGACCTTCATCTTCCCACTCCAGATTCTTCTGTCATTCATCCTAATGGTGGTCGCGGTGCCCCTCTTGCCGCATCTCTTTGATGCCTCGATCCGAGACCTCTTAGCGGCTGAGCGGGACCTCTTGGGAGGTTAA
- a CDS encoding flagellar biosynthesis protein FlhA has protein sequence MESARMRRLALAVPIGIAVIVVMLVVPIPSQLLDILITANITFALVVLGVSLRVTDPLEFAAFPSVLLIATMFRLALNVSATRLVLLHAYAGSVIESFGHFVVGGSVVVGLVVFAILFIIQFVVITSGAGRVAEVGARFTLDAMPGKQMAIDADLNAGHIDEAEARRRRARISKEADFYGAMDGASKFIKGDAIAAAVITVINLIGGFIVGVVQHHLSITQSIDTYSLLSVGDGLVSQIPALLLSIATGLVVTRTSNDSDFGLDLLQQLLKQSVALQIAGGIIGTLGLLPGLPKLPFLLVGGTVFVIGWRVSKTPERDEGATAEALTQVAAPETAQDVVGVEILELELGFELLDVVDPAKGGDLLERVKGLRRKLAGELGFVLPPVRTHDNLDIGPTEYVIKIAEMEISRGKVPRDRVLAIGDNLDALPGEETVDPVFGLRARWIPPDYKTQAQVLGATVVDRSSVIVTHLSEVVQHHAGALLTRQQTKEMLDALKRVAPVVVDELNTAQVAMGDIQRVLRELLDERVPVRNLPAIVEAIVDRYRTSKEPDALLDAAREALGGAISSTFAQDGMLAVVYLSSQLEMRFAESLVTVDGRRVLGIGMEEIVRLREEIRAAKLRAEIEGHEPVLVCMPAIRRALFQTLRAGDAAIPVLAVRELAPSLKLIQIGVIGDVEPATV, from the coding sequence ATGGAGAGTGCCCGTATGCGCCGCTTGGCGCTCGCGGTACCGATTGGCATCGCCGTGATTGTGGTGATGTTAGTCGTTCCAATCCCCTCACAGCTGCTCGATATACTTATCACCGCCAACATCACCTTCGCACTGGTCGTCCTCGGAGTCTCCCTGCGAGTGACGGATCCTTTGGAGTTCGCGGCCTTCCCCTCAGTGCTCTTAATCGCAACCATGTTTCGATTGGCGCTCAATGTCTCGGCGACCCGATTGGTGCTGTTGCATGCCTATGCCGGATCCGTGATCGAGAGCTTTGGCCACTTTGTGGTCGGCGGATCGGTCGTTGTCGGTCTGGTTGTCTTCGCTATTTTGTTCATCATCCAGTTCGTCGTGATTACCTCTGGTGCAGGACGGGTCGCTGAGGTTGGTGCTCGGTTCACCTTGGATGCGATGCCGGGCAAGCAGATGGCTATCGATGCCGACCTCAACGCTGGCCACATCGATGAGGCCGAGGCTCGACGACGACGCGCACGTATCTCCAAGGAGGCTGACTTCTACGGCGCGATGGACGGCGCTTCGAAGTTCATCAAGGGTGATGCCATCGCAGCGGCGGTGATCACCGTGATCAACCTCATCGGCGGCTTCATCGTCGGTGTGGTGCAGCATCATCTCTCGATCACCCAGTCGATTGATACGTACTCCTTGCTCTCTGTTGGTGACGGTCTCGTCAGTCAGATCCCCGCGCTGCTCCTCTCGATCGCAACCGGTCTGGTTGTGACCCGAACCTCGAACGACTCGGACTTTGGCCTCGATCTTTTGCAACAGCTCTTGAAGCAGTCCGTAGCCCTCCAGATCGCTGGCGGTATTATCGGCACTCTTGGTTTGCTGCCGGGCTTGCCAAAGCTTCCGTTCCTGCTCGTCGGTGGCACCGTCTTTGTGATTGGATGGCGTGTCTCAAAGACTCCTGAGCGAGATGAAGGGGCGACGGCTGAGGCGCTGACCCAGGTCGCGGCCCCCGAGACCGCCCAGGACGTCGTTGGCGTCGAGATCCTCGAACTCGAGTTGGGCTTTGAACTCCTCGACGTGGTGGATCCGGCAAAGGGTGGCGACCTGCTTGAACGGGTAAAGGGGCTGCGCCGCAAACTGGCTGGGGAACTCGGTTTCGTACTGCCGCCAGTGCGAACGCACGACAATTTGGATATCGGCCCCACCGAGTACGTGATCAAGATCGCAGAGATGGAGATCAGTCGCGGGAAAGTCCCTCGTGATCGCGTGCTCGCGATCGGTGATAATCTCGATGCATTACCCGGTGAGGAGACCGTCGATCCTGTCTTTGGCCTGCGAGCTCGTTGGATCCCACCCGACTACAAGACCCAGGCACAGGTGCTCGGAGCTACCGTGGTGGATCGCTCTTCGGTCATCGTCACCCATCTCTCAGAGGTTGTCCAACATCATGCAGGTGCACTGCTCACACGGCAGCAGACCAAAGAGATGCTCGATGCTCTCAAGCGAGTTGCTCCCGTGGTGGTTGATGAACTCAACACCGCTCAGGTGGCCATGGGTGATATTCAGCGAGTCTTGCGAGAACTGCTTGACGAGCGCGTTCCGGTGAGAAACCTGCCGGCGATTGTTGAGGCGATTGTCGATCGGTACCGCACCTCCAAGGAGCCCGATGCACTCCTCGATGCGGCGCGGGAAGCGCTCGGTGGGGCTATCTCATCAACTTTTGCCCAGGATGGGATGCTAGCGGTTGTCTACCTCTCATCACAGCTCGAGATGCGCTTTGCTGAGAGCCTGGTAACCGTGGATGGTCGCCGAGTGTTAGGTATCGGCATGGAAGAGATCGTTCGCCTTCGAGAGGAGATCCGGGCGGCCAAGCTGCGAGCTGAGATAGAGGGTCATGAACCAGTACTTGTATGTATGCCCGCTATTCGTAGAGCACTCTTCCAGACCCTTCGCGCGGGTGATGCAGCGATTCCAGTGTTGGCCGTGAGGGAGCTTGCTCCTTCGCTTAAGTTGATTCAGATAGGAGTGATTGGTGATGTCGAACCAGCTACGGTTTAA
- a CDS encoding ABC transporter substrate-binding protein: MNRLATVALALGASGILAACGSTSTSSTTSTASTTNVTVAYVPIPLFDPLYIAMAKGYFAKEHLNVHLTVVSSGQSATTLAATNRVQVVLGGFSAGMFDAINQGLNFKVVGSMAAEASGTAANGLVVANGVVPAGKSLTAAELRGAKIGIDGGAGAAGGYLLAEALKPYHLTLADVNVVNLGFPDMETALANHSVAAAYPAAPFLSAILAAKDGTLVSPAPVKTAVVGVIYGGSFAKTPAAQHFFDALAKGAQDLQGSAQTSAANLAIIAKATGESTSILATEPPSIYAPNLAPPVSTLQAMQRVYLANGLVDYHQPLSVSRYIDQSFANKVPAS, from the coding sequence ATGAACAGATTGGCTACCGTTGCACTTGCCCTAGGAGCATCGGGCATCCTCGCCGCTTGTGGCAGCACCAGCACCAGTAGTACTACGAGCACCGCTTCAACGACCAACGTGACGGTCGCCTATGTGCCGATTCCGCTTTTTGACCCCCTCTACATCGCTATGGCCAAGGGCTACTTCGCCAAGGAACATCTCAACGTCCACTTGACCGTCGTCTCTTCAGGGCAGAGTGCAACCACCTTGGCGGCCACCAATCGCGTCCAGGTCGTCCTTGGGGGCTTCTCTGCGGGCATGTTCGATGCCATCAACCAGGGTTTGAACTTTAAGGTGGTCGGATCGATGGCGGCCGAAGCATCCGGCACTGCCGCAAATGGGCTCGTCGTTGCGAACGGCGTTGTTCCAGCTGGCAAATCCCTCACCGCCGCCGAACTGCGTGGTGCCAAAATCGGTATTGATGGAGGCGCTGGAGCAGCCGGGGGCTACCTCTTGGCCGAAGCACTCAAGCCGTATCACTTGACCCTCGCTGACGTGAACGTGGTCAACCTCGGCTTTCCCGATATGGAGACGGCGCTCGCCAATCACTCCGTCGCAGCGGCCTATCCAGCGGCACCCTTCCTCTCTGCGATTCTTGCCGCCAAGGATGGAACCCTCGTCTCCCCGGCACCGGTGAAAACCGCGGTCGTCGGTGTGATCTATGGCGGCTCCTTTGCCAAGACTCCTGCGGCCCAGCACTTCTTTGATGCGCTCGCCAAGGGAGCCCAAGACCTCCAAGGATCTGCCCAGACCAGCGCTGCAAACCTCGCCATCATTGCCAAGGCTACGGGAGAGTCCACAAGCATCTTGGCTACGGAACCACCGAGCATCTATGCACCAAACCTCGCACCTCCCGTCTCGACCCTTCAAGCGATGCAGCGGGTCTATCTGGCCAATGGGCTCGTCGACTACCACCAACCATTGAGCGTCTCTCGCTATATCGACCAGAGCTTTGCCAACAAGGTGCCGGCGAGTTAG
- a CDS encoding ABC transporter ATP-binding protein, translating into MSGLTINHSDATVDQDDWLVRAKGITKVFTTNGRGVLALNNVDLTLARGSFTSLIGPSGCGKSTLLRIVGGIETPSQGSVKHARALQVAFVFQDHALFPWLTVLDNVSFGLKMAGVETKERNRRSQLWIDRVGLAGFEKAFPNALSGGMRQRLSIARAFVTEPDVLLMDEPMGALDEQTRLLIQEDLIRLWEETRKTVLLVTHSIDEAILLGDQVMVMSRRPGRIKASLDVPLERPRTLHNMADPRFVTLKDTIINDLHDEVMASMESR; encoded by the coding sequence ATGAGTGGACTCACTATTAATCACTCGGATGCAACGGTTGACCAGGATGATTGGCTCGTTCGCGCCAAGGGTATTACCAAAGTTTTTACCACCAACGGCCGGGGCGTGCTCGCACTCAACAATGTTGATCTAACGTTGGCACGAGGCTCCTTTACCTCGCTCATTGGGCCATCGGGGTGTGGCAAATCCACCCTCCTCAGGATTGTTGGCGGTATCGAGACCCCGAGCCAGGGGTCCGTCAAACACGCACGAGCACTCCAGGTTGCTTTTGTCTTCCAAGACCATGCCCTCTTCCCTTGGCTCACTGTGCTCGACAACGTCAGTTTTGGCCTCAAAATGGCAGGCGTGGAGACCAAGGAGCGCAATCGCCGATCACAACTCTGGATCGACCGAGTAGGTCTCGCTGGCTTTGAGAAGGCGTTCCCCAACGCCCTCTCAGGAGGCATGCGGCAACGTCTCTCCATCGCTCGAGCGTTCGTGACGGAACCCGATGTCCTCCTCATGGACGAACCCATGGGGGCACTGGACGAACAGACCAGGCTCCTCATCCAGGAGGATTTGATTCGCTTGTGGGAGGAGACCCGCAAGACGGTGCTCCTTGTCACGCACTCCATTGACGAGGCCATCCTCCTCGGCGACCAGGTGATGGTCATGAGTCGACGCCCCGGACGCATCAAGGCCAGCCTCGATGTACCACTGGAACGACCTCGCACCCTTCACAACATGGCTGATCCACGATTCGTCACCTTGAAGGACACCATTATTAACGATCTCCACGATGAGGTCATGGCATCAATGGAGTCCCGTTGA
- a CDS encoding ABC transporter permease yields MTATSTENPIDAELNRSSAHSRRLRQRDLVLGIATPIALLVLWQIASSTGLIDAKIFTPPTTIFSTAIALINNGILTHDLGITSLRLIVGFVLGGAAGIVVGIFLGIFRTLRAAFSPLFSALYAVPQIAVLPLLLVIFGIGETPKILTVAAVSFFVLEINAMAGVRSIDPQLIEAGRAYGAKGRRLFWHVLIPGTLPAIFTGLRVAAALALVVVTATEFVAANSGLGYLVWNSWQLFEPNQMYVGLITIALVGVVLTGIVELVARRIMPWSRRNSRD; encoded by the coding sequence TTGACCGCAACCTCCACAGAGAACCCGATCGATGCCGAGCTCAACCGGAGTTCGGCCCACAGTCGCCGGCTACGACAGCGTGACTTGGTACTAGGGATCGCTACCCCTATTGCGCTACTCGTACTTTGGCAGATCGCCAGTTCTACCGGCCTGATCGACGCCAAGATCTTTACCCCACCGACGACCATCTTCTCTACCGCCATCGCGCTGATCAACAACGGCATCTTGACCCACGATCTCGGTATCACCTCGCTCCGCCTCATCGTCGGTTTCGTCTTAGGAGGTGCGGCGGGGATCGTCGTCGGGATCTTCCTTGGCATCTTTCGTACGCTCCGCGCCGCCTTCTCTCCGCTGTTTTCCGCCCTCTACGCGGTTCCCCAGATCGCGGTGTTACCACTCCTCCTCGTCATTTTTGGGATCGGAGAGACACCGAAGATCCTCACCGTGGCCGCTGTCTCGTTTTTTGTCCTCGAAATCAACGCAATGGCAGGGGTGCGCTCGATCGATCCCCAGCTCATCGAAGCCGGAAGAGCGTACGGGGCCAAAGGTCGACGTCTTTTCTGGCACGTACTCATCCCCGGAACCTTGCCCGCCATCTTCACCGGTCTCCGAGTGGCGGCAGCACTTGCACTTGTCGTCGTCACCGCCACCGAGTTCGTCGCCGCTAACAGTGGATTGGGCTATCTGGTCTGGAACTCCTGGCAACTCTTCGAACCCAATCAGATGTACGTTGGTCTGATCACCATCGCACTGGTTGGAGTGGTGCTGACCGGCATCGTCGAACTCGTTGCGCGAAGGATCATGCCCTGGTCACGCAGGAACTCTCGTGACTGA
- the rpe gene encoding ribulose-phosphate 3-epimerase — MIESQRAERIVELAPSVLPCDFGRLGEELQALEEAGVDRIHWDVMDGVFVPNITIGAPVIASCRRYSTLPYEVHLMIVDPERYVGEFVEAGCELITVHAEATRHLHRTLSLIKSFGVRAGVALNPATPLTDVEYVMDQLDVLMIMSVNPGFGGQHYIEAMDAKILAAVALREVTNPLVKIEVDGGVSEETIQECVINGAEVLVSGSALMAHRGHLAEAVENFHQLARDVHLQRPTSL, encoded by the coding sequence ATGATTGAATCGCAGCGAGCTGAAAGAATCGTTGAACTCGCCCCCTCGGTTTTGCCATGTGATTTTGGACGACTCGGCGAGGAGTTACAGGCCCTAGAAGAGGCCGGTGTGGATCGCATCCACTGGGACGTGATGGATGGCGTGTTTGTACCCAACATCACCATCGGGGCGCCCGTGATCGCCAGTTGCCGACGCTACAGCACGCTTCCCTACGAGGTGCACCTGATGATCGTCGATCCCGAACGTTACGTGGGCGAGTTCGTGGAGGCGGGCTGCGAGTTGATCACCGTGCACGCGGAGGCCACCCGTCATCTCCACCGGACCCTTAGCCTCATCAAGTCATTCGGGGTACGAGCCGGCGTTGCCCTCAACCCGGCTACGCCACTCACCGATGTCGAGTACGTCATGGATCAACTCGACGTGTTGATGATCATGAGCGTCAACCCAGGCTTTGGTGGCCAACACTATATCGAGGCGATGGATGCCAAGATTCTGGCGGCCGTTGCGCTCCGCGAAGTCACCAACCCGCTGGTCAAGATCGAGGTTGACGGCGGCGTCTCCGAGGAGACGATCCAAGAATGTGTGATCAACGGGGCAGAGGTCCTCGTTTCCGGCTCCGCCCTCATGGCACATCGTGGGCATCTCGCCGAGGCGGTTGAGAACTTCCATCAGCTTGCCCGTGATGTTCACCTGCAACGACCTACATCGCTCTAG